gtgtacaaaacattaagaacacctgctctttccacgacatAGAATGAactggtgaatccaggtgaaagctatcatcccttattgatgtcacttgttaaatccacttcaatcagtgtaaatgaaggggagacaggttaaagaagtgctttttaagccttgagacaattgagacgtggattgccattcagagggtgaatgggcaagaatgggcaagacaaaacattcaagtgcctttgaacggggtatggctgTAAGTGACAGgaacaccggtttgtgtcaagaactgcaacgctgctgggtttttcacactctacagtttccaggtgtgtatcaagaatggtccaccacccaaaggacatccagccaactataTAACTGTGGGatagcattggagtcaacatgggccagcatccctgtggaacggttttgacaccttgtagaccCCATGCTCTGACGAATTGTGACTGTTTTGAGGGCTAAAGGGGAGGGGctctgcaactcaatattaggaaggtgttcttaatgtttggtatactcagtgaaCACCAACTGGCATATTACACTTTAATGCATTCATAGGCTATTAGAGTCATAGACTATTAGcgccacatacagttgaagtcagaagtttacatacacttagattgcaTTCAttataacttgtttttcaaccactctacacatttcttgttaacaatctatagttttggcaagtcggttaggacatgtactttgtgcatgacacaagtcatttttccaacaattgtttacagacagattatttcacttacaattcactgtatcacaattccagtgggtcagaagtttgcatacactaagttgactgtgcctttaaacagcttggaaaattccagaaaattatgtcatggctttagaagcttcaattggaggtgtacctgtggatgtattttaaggcctaccttcaaattctgtgcctctttgcttaacatcatgggaaaatcaaaagaaatcagccaagacctcaaaaaacaattggagacatccacaagtctggttcatccttgggagcaatttccaaatgcctgaaggtaccacgttcatctgtacaaacaatagtacgcaagtataaacaccatgggaccatgcagccgtcataccactcaggaagaagacgtgttctgtctcctagagatgaacacactttggtgcgaaaagtgcaactcaatcccagaacaacagcaaaggactttgtgaagatgctggaggaaacaggttcaaaagtatctatatccacaataaaacgagtcctatatcgacataacctgaaaggccgctcaacaaggataaaaaaaagccagactacggtttgcaactgcacatggggacaaagatcgtactttttggaaaatgtcctctagtctgatgaaacaaaaatataactatttggccataatgaccatcgttacatttggagggaaaagggggaggcttgcaagccgaagaacaccatcccaaccgtgaaacacaggGATGGGAGCATcctgttttgggggtgctttgctgcaggagggactggtgcacttcacaaaatagatggcatcatgaggtaggaaaattatgtggatattttgaagcaacatctcaagacatcagtcaggaagttaaagcttggttgcaaatggttcatacaaaatggacaatgaccccaagcatacttccaaagttgtggaaaatggcttaaggacaacaaagtcaaggtattggagtggccatcacaaagccccgacctcatcctatagaaaatttgtgggcagaactgaaaaagcgtgtgaaagcaaggaggcctacaaacctgactcagttacaccagctctgtcaggaggaatgggccacaattcacccaacatattgtgggaagcttgtggaaggctacccaaaacgtttgacccaagttaaacaatttaaaggcaatgctactaaatactaattgagtgtatgtaaacttctgaactactgggaatgtgatgaaagaaatcaaatctgaaataaatcattctctctattattattctgacatttcacattcttaaaataaagtggtggtcgTAACTGATcttaaacagggaatttttactaggattatatgtcaggaattgtgaaaaactgagtttaaatgtatttggctacggtgtatgtaaacttccgacatcaactgtatctTATTTTAGCATTGGTGATAATGGGTTTGCGGGATAGGTTCTCAACTAGGGGGCCTAGGATCCCAAGAGGGCCTCAGAGAGCTTTCAAGTGGTCTCTGAAAAGCCAGGTAGAAAACTAACAAGTAGAAAATAACAGCAGTAAGCCTGAGATATCTCACATTTGATAGGAGAGTACTGTTTAACAGGTATAACCAAATTAAAAGCAATGTTCATTTTGATATTTTGAGTATTGACAACGAATACCGAGCACAATTTACTCTTACATAAAAATGTCATCTCTGAAGTAGGGGTTCCCCAGATTTTCTGAAAGCATTTTATGAGGGCCTCGGAACAGAAAAGGTTGAGAACCACCTGCCAAGAGGTTAAGGGCCGAGCTTAAAAGCTGAACTCTGGGAACCTGAACCATGTCGCATCTCCTGCCGTGGTGggcttgagcaaggcacttaagcaCCGAAACTGCTCTACATCCTTGAGTGCTGCTCTGTGGCTGACCCTGTGCCACCCCATGTGTGTATATTTGAGGAGGTTTGGttatgcagaagacacatttctgttTCTCAAATGGACAAGGAAGTAtatattctagtctattctattttattctaagAAAAAGTATCCTAAAGCTGGCAGCCGCAGAGTAATCCACTTTTGGGCagacactcccccccccccccccccccccccccacacacacacacacacacacacacacacaatgacaaccAGCAGAAATAGCCTAGAGGTGAATTGCACCTTGGTCATACCAGCATCTTGGCCATCTATTTAACTTTGCTCCCATCTTGCCCAAAACATAGGCTATAACTAAACTTAGTTCAGAATAATGACTAATTATTCATGAGGTGTTTCAATATTCAGCGTCATCTGTTGTAAGGGTAATGTAATAAAGCAAAAAGGAAGGTGTTTGGAACTTacaggcagacaggtctggaggaTCTACAAAGAGATAACCCAATAAAAACGCAAGTATTGTAGACCCTCATCCATGGTCATCAAGAGCCGGAGTCATTTCCTGCAGGACATGAATCTATACCAGGACAGATATAGGCCTACCCCAAGTATCTAAAACAAGCACTCATCGtttcatttgatttgagttaTTTCGCCAGGATGGTCCACTCAGTAACAATCGCCACTGTTTTCCAGGGAGTCCTGGAGCATAAGAAATGCTCACTAGTCGTAAAAGACGATCAAGCTTGATTTCGCTTTATTTGGGTTCTTTCCCCATCGAAGAGTATAGATTAACAACATGTCACTTGTTTTCCATACTTAGTGATTCCTGCCAAAACCAGCATCTGGATCTAGACACACTGCTGTGGACAGGTTTctcattttcttttctttttttgctctgGACTCCCAGCCttgtggtctgcagtactgctcTATGTCCTTATTGTCTGGTCGTTAATTGATTGATTTAATGTCTTTGATTGTCCACAGGGTTCACTCACCTGGTTTCCCATACAGGCCTGTATCAGTCCCATAATAGAGGGGAAGATTGAAAACCAGCAGTGCTGTGGACCTCAAAGCCTGTATCTGAGAATATTTGACAATAGCTATAAACCAGATCATTTTGGCATTCATATGATTTCCTTTGAAAATATTTCATGTCAACATTAGCGGAGCACTTCCTGAGTGTCCTGCATTGATGCTTCTTATTTATTATGCTCTGTGACATGCTATCATGAAAAGTATATAGGCCATGGCTATTACAACACAGCATATACAATATTATCACATTGAAATGAATAGAGCTATTGTTGCATTGTTTTTTCACTCACTACGCCATGCATGCTGCCACATATTGGACACCCGGGTCCGTATGTCTCCCTCTCCAATTCAAGATGGATGCCCTGCCCGGTTCAGAGTTTGAACGATCACAAAGAATGCGTGGCTATTGAAGATCTTAATCTTTTCTCAATATATATTCTTCAAATGAACTGCATTGGCGATGAGAAATTAAAGCCACACATCAGTCTCTAAGTGCCCTGTCATTGAGTGACAACGCTGACAGAATGGTCGACCTCTCGCTCTATGTCGGCTCAGTCTTCTTTTTGCCCCTCTTTCATTCCACCTTGTCCTCCATCTGCACTctggtgagtctgtctgtgtcacCTTGGGCACCACCCATCAGTATCCATGCCCACTAGTCCTGCCAGGCGTGTGGGTATCTCTAAGCTAGGGGGCTCTCTCAGAGCACAGCCCTGATTATCTTGGTTCAATTGACTCATTTAAGTAATTGTACCTTGGTGGTCTTTATGGTTTACTCTTTGGTTTGGTGTGCAATTCACATTGATTCTATATTTTATCTGATTTTAAGAAGCAGTGATATATAAAATCCCTGTTATTTAGCCTAAATGCATAGCTAGGCCTAAATATATTCATAAATGGGTGTCCATTGTTATGCTGTGATAGAAGTGAAATCGGTCTTCAAAACGACATCAAACGAGAAcatttccttccttctctctctccgtttttGTTACTATCTTTCTCCTTCCATTTTCattgcctctccttctctttctggcTGTGTGAGCGCGAGCGCAGTGACAGATGGCGAATCCCTCTTCCCTCGGGAATGCAATCTCTGTGAATGCGGGCGCATGTCAATCACCCGCGCTCATGTGATGGCTCTTGCCAATGACGTGCCAGCCATATGGCCTGGCATCATAACTGGTATGTAACCCACCCAGCCCTGGTAGAGGATGCCACACTACTGTCTCTGTGCGTTTGGGGTAGGGATAGCACAGCGAAGAAGCATCAAGCTAGGCTACAGCCGCACCTATTGGAGTGTCCGTGCAGGAGGGGTGTGGACTTGGACTGGCCACCCGGAGATGGTGTAAACAAACGCGCTTTCGCCCCTCACCGAGCTCCAAGACGGCGGTAGGTTGCATATTTTGGGATGGTCCGAAACGAATTATGGAATTAACACCAACGAGAGAATTTACACAAATGTCGAATGgaacatttgttatttcatatAATTTATCGTTAGAGAAAAAACTGATTATCTTGGGCAATCATCGAATTATATTGTTCAGCGATATAAGGCTGCTCTCCTCGTTGTTTTATCTCCTATCTAGTGTGGCAGATCTAATCAAAGATACAATTTAATCCTGCTCCCAGCTCTTTATTGGAGCTATCATTTAATGCGAACACGGAAGGGGATTGATCCCACAGCGCGGAAGACTGTATTTAATAACCTAGCTAAGCATTTAATAAACTATCAATTCGACATACATTCTCCTAAAGATCTACACGCATTATTCTACTCATATCGCAGGCGTATCGATGGAGCAGTGTCATTTGCTTTGAGAGGGGGTTGGGACACTTTAAAGACCCTCAAATCTTATCTCCGTTTGAAATGGAGACATTTCGGGACAGAACCTAAAATCGAAATAAAAGGaaatcatggtgtgtgtgtgtgtgtgtgtgtgtgtgtgtgtgcgtgcgtgcgtgcgtgtgtgtgtgtccatgcagaGCACTATGGGAGTGATTCTCTATAGAGTTACATGTAGGTTAATTGACAGGTATTGGTTTGCGTTAATTACATTGTACTTATATGATTAGAAAAATAAATCCACGCACTAACATGCACAGCTGGGCTCATTAATCTACAAGAGGCATTACGTGTTTCTTAACATGATCACAATATTTGGAACTCTAAAAGTGATTTAAGAACTATTTTCTAATATCAAGGTTGAATGATTTATCTAAAATAGATTGATagattaatgaatttatttggcATGATGTATTGTGGACTTGGAGCCTGTTGTGCCAAGACCAATAGAATAAATCAAGTTGAAATGGAAGCTTCTTGTTTCGAAGTAGAATACTTCTCAGTCTATCAATTCATTGAGGAGCATCGTGATTTTCTATTTATTTCGATCAGTAGAAAATCTGTATTCTTACACATAATTAACCTGTTAATTGTAATTAGGCCTAACTCTTAGCGTAGTTTTCCCCAGCTGATTTTATCCTCTTTTTCCCAATCCTGATACCCTCCTCCACAAATCTTTTTGAAAACTGAATCTGCTTGATAGTCACATATGCGTGGAAATGGTTCTAACTCAATGCAAATAACAATTAAGTAAAGCGTGACTATTATCAGAAATTAGCGTTCATATATGAGTATATTTGAAAATTCCACAATTTATTCTGCCTGTGTTGGAATGTGGCCAGAAATAGTGGGGGGATGCGGAATGGGGTGAATGGGTCTACCCGACGGCCAATGTGCCCCGTGGGACCTTATAATAGGACCAGCACCGCAGAAACATGCTGTGAGAGGGCACGCCAAGGCACGTGCACGGGGAATTGGGGAAGAGCTTTCGTTGGGTCGCGTCTGTCGCCCCTCTATAGCAACAGAAACCCCCCAAATGTGTGAATGTAGGCTACAGCTGTTAGCCTACAACTTTAATTAGCCTACAGGACGAACAAAATTAATTAGGCAACTAAGATTGAAATATTTAATAATATGTTATTTTTGACGAGTAATCAAAGTAATTTTACACTTATGAATGAACAAGATGTCTAAAAGTATTGTTTTTATGCAAATACATTGTATTCTTATTATTACATTGGCATATTATATTACAGGCCTATAGAAGTTGGCTCAAGTGCACACTTAGGTCTAAAGGAATTTAGAACTTTGCATTCAACTATTATAGCTTATATGCCTATAACCCTTATTCTCTCACAGTatttttattcaatccatttactTTTTTTGTTGCATCTCGTCTGTCAATCAAAATCAACATTTGTATAAACAAAAATCTATATTCGGATAATACATAGCCTATACACCTATGCACTGTCTGAAACTGCTTCTCTAGGCCTTTAGTTCTCATCTGTCTTGCGATGTTTTCCAGTGCCACCATGTTGACAAGGCTATTCAGCGAGGTTCTGCCGGATGTCCAGAAGATCTCGGGTTGGGTGGACGACAGCGAGGGCGAGGACTCCAAAACCAAGGAGGACGACCTGGGTCACCTGGAAGACGACGACTTGGATGACGGCGACGCCAGAGAAGGAAGCAGCCGGGATCAGTCCGAGATGGCTGGGGatgacgacgacgacgacgatgACGTCGACGATGAGGACTGCGGGGATGAGAACGAGGGGGGAGACAAGCCCAAAAAGCGCGGCCCAAAGAAACGCAAGATGACGCCAGCAAGGATTGAGCGCTCCAAAGTGCGGCGTCAAAAAGCCAATGCACGAGAGAGAACGCGCATGCACGATTTAAACTCTGCACTGGACAATTTGCGTAAAGTAGTCCCATGTTATTCCAAAACGCAAAAACTCTCCAAGATAGAGACGCTGAGACTGGCTAAGAATTACATTTGGGCGCTCGGAGAGATATTGCGCAATGGTAAAAGGCCAGACGTGGTATCCTACGTGCAGACACTGTGCAAGGGCCTATCCCAGCCCACCACGAATCTAGTTGCTGGTTGTCTGCAGCTCAACTCTCGGAACTTCTTGACAGAGCAGTGTCCTGACGGGGCCCGGTTCCATGTCCCCAACTCCTCTTTCTCCGTGCACCCTTACTCCTACCCGTGTCCCCGTCTGTCTAGCCCTCAGTGCCAACCCGGCTCCAGTGGGCATATGAGGACCCATAACTACGGCTATGGCGACGCGGTCTACCCAGGGGCCGTCTCCCCGGAGTACAGCAGCCCTGACTACGAGGGCCATCACAGTCCGCCTGTGTGCGTCAACGGCAACTTTTCCGTGAGGCAACAGGAGTCTGTGTCACCGGATGCAGACAGGAACTATCACTATGCTATGCACTATTCTGGACTGTCTGCATCTCGGGCACCTGCTGCCCACGGCCTAGCGTTCGGCCCCTCAGGAGCGCGCAGCGGTTCCGCGCACTCTGAAAACGTGCCGCCGCCGTTTCATGACGTTCACTTACACCATGACAGGGCGCCCGTGTACGAGGAACTGAACGCCTTCTTTCACAACTGAATCCTCCAAAACCCGAACAAAACTAGCGGACCCCTAAATACCCAAATGACAATCCTAATGGTATAATAGTCTACCCATTTTGACACTGGATGAGGTTTTTAGAGGATGGGAGATGAGGTGGCAGGAATTGAGAGAAAAAGCCCTATATTGTCAATGTTGGTCCTCTGTTTTATTGATGTCATTCCTGA
This window of the Oncorhynchus clarkii lewisi isolate Uvic-CL-2024 chromosome 16, UVic_Ocla_1.0, whole genome shotgun sequence genome carries:
- the LOC139367525 gene encoding neurogenic differentiation factor 2; translation: MAWHHNWYVTHPALVEDATLLSLCVWGRDSTAKKHQARLQPHLLECPCRRGVDLDWPPGDGVNKRAFAPHRAPRRRATMLTRLFSEVLPDVQKISGWVDDSEGEDSKTKEDDLGHLEDDDLDDGDAREGSSRDQSEMAGDDDDDDDDVDDEDCGDENEGGDKPKKRGPKKRKMTPARIERSKVRRQKANARERTRMHDLNSALDNLRKVVPCYSKTQKLSKIETLRLAKNYIWALGEILRNGKRPDVVSYVQTLCKGLSQPTTNLVAGCLQLNSRNFLTEQCPDGARFHVPNSSFSVHPYSYPCPRLSSPQCQPGSSGHMRTHNYGYGDAVYPGAVSPEYSSPDYEGHHSPPVCVNGNFSVRQQESVSPDADRNYHYAMHYSGLSASRAPAAHGLAFGPSGARSGSAHSENVPPPFHDVHLHHDRAPVYEELNAFFHN